The Polyangiaceae bacterium genome includes a region encoding these proteins:
- a CDS encoding SUMF1/EgtB/PvdO family nonheme iron enzyme, which produces MMRTALLAAVWTVSCGGETTHTDRPPASGCPESAVEVDSKLGTFCIDRTEVTGARYSEFLKEPPQSQPAFCKWNESYVPTAKWPTASPETPVTFVDWCDARAYCEWAGGDLCGGAEGSTLDYSDGSDPNASRWMAACSHDGERAYPYGDKYQPTACRGEGQLAPVVAGSLPICEGGFTGMFDLSGNVGEWENACDQFVDRWDTCNVRGGAFSSSGAELSCGAWAYDNRFAKTEAVGIRCCYELP; this is translated from the coding sequence ATGATGCGTACAGCTCTACTTGCGGCCGTTTGGACCGTGTCGTGTGGGGGAGAGACCACGCACACCGACCGGCCGCCCGCCTCGGGCTGCCCAGAGTCGGCGGTCGAGGTTGATTCGAAGCTCGGCACCTTCTGCATTGATCGAACCGAGGTCACCGGTGCCAGGTACTCTGAGTTCCTGAAGGAGCCGCCACAGTCCCAGCCGGCGTTCTGCAAGTGGAACGAGTCCTACGTGCCGACAGCCAAGTGGCCAACCGCGAGTCCAGAGACACCGGTCACCTTCGTCGATTGGTGCGACGCACGCGCCTACTGCGAGTGGGCTGGAGGCGATCTTTGCGGCGGCGCAGAAGGGAGCACTCTCGACTACTCAGACGGCAGCGACCCGAACGCAAGCCGTTGGATGGCGGCCTGCTCGCACGACGGTGAACGCGCCTACCCCTACGGGGACAAGTACCAACCGACCGCGTGTCGTGGAGAGGGCCAGCTTGCACCAGTCGTCGCTGGGTCACTCCCGATCTGCGAGGGGGGATTCACGGGGATGTTCGATCTGAGCGGCAACGTGGGCGAATGGGAGAACGCATGCGATCAGTTCGTCGATCGCTGGGACACGTGCAACGTCCGCGGCGGTGCCTTCTCAAGCAGTGGCGCAGAGCTGTCGTGCGGCGCGTGGGCATACGACAATCGGTTCGCGAAGACCGAGGCTGTCGGGATTCGCTGCTGCTACGAATTGCCGTAG